The proteins below come from a single Uloborus diversus isolate 005 chromosome 10, Udiv.v.3.1, whole genome shotgun sequence genomic window:
- the LOC129231788 gene encoding chitin deacetylase 1-like produces MLWIGLLLALSLATGDAKSVVKRQVAADTQNDAELCKNRSPSEYFRLTADEDCRDVVRCSVQGLLALRCPSGLAFDIESQTCNWKANVKNCQQLEKPRLATPLLATDEPICEKGKLACGNGECIMKELFCNGAPDCPDGSDENACTVDKDPNRAPPCDQNQCVLPDCFCSPDGTQIPGKLEPNAVPQMITITFDDAVNNNNIDIYERIFREGRNNPNGCTIKGTFFVSHKYTNYSAVQELHRKGHEIAAHSITHRNDEKYWSEANVEAWAKEMAGVRLIIERFSNITDNSVVGIRAPYLRVGGNNQFFMMEEQAFLYDSTITAPLSNPPLWPYTLYFRMPHKCHGNGQNCPTRSHAVWEMVMNELDRRDDPTFDEELAGCAMVDSCSNLLTGEQFYNFLNHNLDRHYKTNRAPLGLFFHAGWLKLNQEFNDALIQWVDEMLDKNDIYFVTMTQVLQWMQSPTELSSIRDFAPWKEKCEVKGQALCSLPNACPLTTRELPGETIRLHTCIECPQNYPWLEDPTGDYFAFK; encoded by the exons ggGACGCTAAATCCGTGGTAAAACGACAAGTAGCAGCAGATACACAAAATGATGCTGAACTATGCAAAAACCGATCTCCAAGTGAATATTTTAGGTTGACAGCAGATGAAGATTGCCGAGATGTCGTCCGTTGCTCAGTGCAAGGTCTCCTGGCTTTGCGATGTCCTTCTGGTCTAGCTTTTGACATTGAAAGCCAAACTTGCAACTGGAAGGCCAATGTTAAGAATTGTCAACAACTCGAAA AACCTCGTCTGGCCACTCCTCTTCTGGCCACTGATGAACCAATATGCGAGAAAGGGAAACTGGCTTGCGGAAATGGTGAATGCATTATGAAAGAATTATTTTGTAATGGTGCCCCAGATTGCCCTGATGGATCAGATGAAAATGCTTGCA CCGTAGACAAAGATCCTAATCGTGCTCCGCCTTGTGACCAAAACCAATGTGTTCTCCCTGATTGTTTCTGTTCTCCTGACGGAACTCAGATTCCTGGAAAACTTGAACCCAATGCAGTACCTCAGATGATTACCATTACTTTTGATGATGCTGTTAACAACAACAATATTGACATATACGAAAGGATTTTCCGAGAAGGACGCAACAATCCAAATGGATGCACAATCAAGGGTACTTTCTTCGTCTCGCATAAATACACCAACTATTCGGCTGTCCAAGAGCTTCATAGGAAAGGACATGAAATTGCTGCTCATTCCATCAC ACATAGAAATGACGAGAAGTACTGGAGTGAAGCAAATGTTGAAGCCTGGGCAAAGGAAATGGCTGGAGTTCGACTCATCATTGAACGTTTCTCAAACATTACAGATAACTCAGTTGTTGGCATCCGAGCTCCTTACCTTCGAGTCGGTGGAAACAACCAATTTTTCATGATGGAAGAGCAAGCTTTCCTTTATGATTCAACCATCACAGCTCCTCTGAGCAATCCTCCCCTTTGGCCATACACTCTGTATTTCCGAATGCCTCACAAATGCCACGGAAATGGACAAAATTGTCCAACTCGATCTCACGCAGTCTGGGAAATGGTCATGAACGAATTGGACAGAAGAGATGATCCAACATTCGACGAAGAACTTGCAGGTTGTGCTATGGTAGACAGTTGCAGCAATCTCTTGACTGGGGAGCAATTCTACAATTTCCTCAACCACAATTTGGACAGGCACTACAAAACCAACAGAGCTCCTCTTGGACTATTTTTCCATGCAGGTTGGCTGAAACTTAACCAAGAGTTCAATGATGCTCTTATTCAGTGGGTTGACGAAATGCTCGACAAGAATGATATATATTTCGTAACCATGACACAAGTTCTTCAATGGATGCAGTCTCCAACCGAGCTCAGTTCCATCAGAGATTTCGCACCATGGAAAGAAAAGTGCGAAGTGAAAGGACAAGCTCTGTGTTCTCTTCCTAACGCATGTCCCCTGACCACCCGAGAGTTGCCTGGAGAAACAATCCGTCTACACACCTGCATTGAATGTCCTCAAAATTACCCATGGTTGGAAGATCCAACAGGAGATTACTTcgcatttaaataa